A DNA window from Fodinibius sp. Rm-B-1B1-1 contains the following coding sequences:
- a CDS encoding response regulator transcription factor, whose translation MSDKKTILVVDDEQDLLDLIEYNLQKEGFDVLKAEDGKEGIKVAREHNPNLVLLDIMMPKMDGMEVVERMRSDKDLKHIPIIFLTARGDEKTEVEGLDKGGDDYITKPISTTKLISRIKAVLRRFEETQPMTNKIDVHDVVIDKDRYIVTKGDEEFQMPRKEFELLYFLASRKGKVMDRQTLLNQVWGNDVYVVDRTVDVHIRKIREKIGSDYIETVKGVGYKFKE comes from the coding sequence GTGTCTGACAAAAAAACAATCTTAGTTGTTGATGACGAACAAGATCTTCTGGACTTAATTGAATATAACCTCCAAAAAGAAGGCTTTGATGTGCTCAAGGCTGAGGATGGCAAAGAGGGCATTAAAGTAGCGCGTGAGCATAACCCAAACCTGGTTTTGCTGGATATCATGATGCCTAAAATGGATGGCATGGAGGTAGTTGAGCGTATGCGTTCTGACAAGGATTTAAAACATATTCCCATCATCTTTTTAACGGCCCGTGGCGATGAGAAAACAGAGGTTGAAGGGCTCGATAAAGGCGGCGACGACTATATAACGAAACCGATAAGCACTACGAAGCTTATTTCTCGTATTAAAGCAGTTCTCCGGAGGTTTGAAGAAACCCAGCCGATGACCAATAAAATCGATGTTCACGATGTTGTGATTGATAAAGACCGCTACATTGTTACCAAGGGTGACGAGGAATTTCAGATGCCGCGCAAAGAGTTTGAACTGCTTTATTTTCTTGCCAGCAGAAAGGGCAAGGTGATGGATCGGCAAACATTGCTTAACCAAGTTTGGGGAAATGATGTGTATGTTGTAGATCGCACCGTAGATGTACATATCCGTAAAATCCGTGAAAAAATTGGCAGCGATTATATCGAAACCGTTAAAGGAGTAGGCTACAAGTTTAAAGAATGA
- the ruvA gene encoding Holliday junction branch migration protein RuvA, whose translation MIAYLKGTVHTKSPEQIIIDVRDVGYLLEISNQTFDELPNKDEEVELLVYHHVTDNDQRLFGFANQNEKDLFELLITVKGVGPKLGLTILSGLPAQEITGAIVQEDKSALSQIKGIGKKTAQRMILELKDKISEMVDATYATGGSSSATLSSNVKEEAVSALQSLGFKKRDAQESIELAAKKEDIDGNVQALVKKALSQLDK comes from the coding sequence ATGATTGCATATTTAAAAGGCACCGTTCATACCAAATCTCCTGAACAAATTATTATTGATGTCCGTGACGTCGGTTACCTGCTGGAGATTTCGAATCAAACGTTTGATGAACTTCCGAATAAAGATGAAGAAGTGGAATTGCTGGTTTACCATCATGTTACGGACAACGATCAGCGACTATTTGGCTTTGCCAATCAAAATGAAAAAGATCTTTTTGAGCTGCTGATTACCGTTAAAGGCGTGGGTCCCAAACTTGGACTGACTATTCTATCGGGACTCCCAGCCCAGGAGATTACGGGCGCGATTGTACAAGAAGATAAATCAGCCCTATCTCAAATTAAGGGTATTGGGAAAAAGACGGCCCAGCGTATGATTTTGGAACTGAAGGATAAAATCTCGGAGATGGTAGATGCAACTTATGCAACTGGAGGTAGTTCTTCTGCTACTCTCAGCAGTAATGTCAAAGAAGAGGCCGTTTCGGCTCTGCAATCGCTTGGCTTTAAAAAGCGTGATGCGCAGGAATCGATTGAGCTGGCTGCCAAGAAAGAGGATATCGACGGCAACGTGCAAGCATTGGTCAAAAAAGCTCTTTCTCAACTGGATAAGTAA
- the ruvC gene encoding crossover junction endodeoxyribonuclease RuvC, translated as MADVILGIDPGSRNTGYAILTEENSKLVALRCDVLKMAHMDDHSDRLQYIFEEVSKIISSFNPDSCAVETPIYGVDPLAMLKLGRAQAAAMLAITNQDIGVTEYYPKQVKKSITGNGNASKEQVAFMLRKTVNLPDEKLSKDATDALAVAWCHLMKQNSFNRQAPKSQKKTHQNNSKSNWADFVANNPDRVKD; from the coding sequence ATGGCTGATGTGATTCTTGGTATCGATCCTGGCTCGCGAAATACTGGCTACGCTATCCTCACGGAAGAAAACAGCAAACTGGTGGCCTTACGTTGTGACGTGCTCAAAATGGCGCACATGGATGACCACTCCGATAGGCTGCAATACATTTTTGAAGAAGTTTCCAAAATTATTTCCTCGTTTAATCCCGATTCGTGCGCAGTAGAGACACCTATTTATGGCGTTGATCCGCTGGCAATGCTGAAACTGGGCCGGGCACAAGCTGCAGCTATGCTGGCCATTACCAATCAGGATATTGGAGTTACGGAATATTATCCCAAGCAGGTAAAAAAATCGATTACGGGGAATGGAAACGCCAGCAAAGAGCAGGTTGCTTTTATGTTGCGTAAGACCGTAAATCTGCCTGATGAGAAGTTATCGAAAGATGCTACCGATGCGTTGGCGGTAGCGTGGTGTCACCTGATGAAACAAAACAGTTTTAACCGGCAAGCCCCCAAATCCCAAAAGAAAACACACCAAAACAACAGCAAATCGAATTGGGCTGATTTTGTAGCTAATAATCCCGATCGTGTTAAAGATTGA